A window of Helicobacter pylori genomic DNA:
GGCATTTTTAATTCATGCTCTTGTTTTCCATAGACTAAAGCGCTGCAAAAAAAGGATTGGTTGAGAATGATCAAATCGCTTTCTTTCAAGTTTTCTTCTAAACGCTCCTGCTTATAAAACAAATGGAGCCACTCCAATTTATCAAAAAACGCTATTTTACACCCCTCTAAAATGAATAAATCTTCAAGACTCTCTTTCAAGCACCACGCAAATTCGCTCACTATGATTTTAGAAGCGATCTCTAATTCTATGGGGCTTAACAGTGCCCCGACCACGCGCTCATTCAACAAACAAAATTTAAACAAATGGTTCAAAGAATGCTCTATATCTTTAAGTTTGATCCATGCCACATCTCTATCGCTTAAAGGATACTCTCCTGCGTATAAAATCCCATAAGCCCCCAACTCTAAAGCTTTAGGAATGAACGCATGATCTTTAGCCACAAACAAAGAGCCTTTTTGCACCTTGTTTAAAGACAAAACAATAGAATTAAAATAGCTGATTGAGGGCGTGTTTTGCAATTCGCCCAAACTCAATTCTACGGCTTCATTCACCCCTAATCGCATTTAGCTGATCAAACTTCCTGCGATTTTTTCTTTGGTGGGGCTAATTAAAGCCAGATTATCGCTATCTCGCACCGCTAAAATCATGCCCTCACTCATTTCGCCCATGAGCTTTGCAGGTTTTAAATTGGCCACCACGCACACCATTTGACCGATTAAATTTTCAGGCTCATAATCCAAAGCGATCCCTGAAATAATCTGCCTCAAACGATTTTCGCCTAAATCCACTTTTAAGCGCAGTAATTTATTGGATTTTTCAACCCTTTGGGCTTCTTTGATAAGCCCTACTTTAATTTCTATCTTTTTGAAATCCTCAATACTGATATAGTTTTCTTGCTTTTGCGAGATTTTTTCTTCTAGCTTTTTTTCTTCTTCTTTTTTAGCTGAGGTTGTTTCCTCCACTTTTTCAGTCTTTTCAATTTTCTCCATTTTGGAAAATAAAGGCTCGGTGTCTTGCAAGATCATGTCTTGTAAATTTTTAGACTTAAAAAAGCGTTCGTAATGATTGGGCGTGATTTCTGTCTTAAAAGCGCTCGCTAATTTCATAGCGCTCTTTGGCATGAACGCATAAAGCAAAAAGCTTGATTGCAACAGCGCGTTTGCAATCAAACTCAATAAGGCTTCTAATTTTTCCAATTCATTATTTTTATATAAAACCCATGGCTCTTCTTTAGCGATGAGTTTGTTTAAAAAATCATAAACGCTAAACAATTCCTCTAACGCTTTATGCAATTGCATTTTAGGCACAAAAGAGTTAGCATTATCTAAAATTTGATGCACTTTTTCTAGCTCTTTAGGATAATACGCAGTGATTTTTGCACTTTTTAAAGAATGGTTAAAATATTTTTTAGCCATGCCCAACAAACGATTCAACAAATTCCCCAAATCGTTGTTCAAATTCGCGTTGATCCTTTCTACTAACGCTTTTTTAGAAAAATCCCCATCTTGCCCAAAAGGCACTTCACGCAACAAAAAATAGCGCAATTCTTCAACCCCATACTCCATAGCGAGCTTTTGAGCGTCTAAAACATTACCCAAGCTTTTACTCATTTTCACGCCCTCTATCGTCCACCACCCATGCACGCAAAGCTGTTTGAATAAGGGCAGATTCAAACTCATCAAAAAGGCTGGCCAATAAATGGCATGGAAACGCAAAATATCCTTACCCACAATATGCCTAGCGCGCTCAAAATGCGCCATTTTATTTTCCAAACCATTCAAATACCCTAACGCGCTCGCGTAATTCAATAAAGCGTCTAGCCAAACATACACCACATGCTTAGGATCATTCATTTTTTTAGGTAAAGGAATGCCCCATTCAAAGCTCGTGCGCGTGATGGATAGATCCAATAAGCCTTGTTCAATGAAAGAAGTAACCTCATTTTTACGATAAATAGGCAAGATCGCTTCAGGGTTTTTGGCATAAAACTCTAATAAAGGTTTTTCATACGCACTCAATCTAAAAAAATAACTCTCTTCTTCTAAAAGCGTGGTCTCTCTCAAGCAATCAGGGCATAAGACTTTACCTTCTGTATTATCCGTTTTAGAAATCGCGCAATAACTCTCACAGCTCACGCAATAATACCCGCTATAAGTGCCTTTATAAATATCCCCTTTTTCAAACATGATTTCAAAGGCGTTTTGCACGCATTTTTGATGCTCGTTGTCTGTGGTGCGGATAAAACCATCATAATCTAAATTGAAAAAATCCCATTGGCTTTTAAAAATTGCGCTAATGCTATCAGCGTAAGCTTTAGGGCTTTGATTCCTTAGTCTCGCGCTTTGTTCAATCTTTTGCCCATGCTCATCGGTGCCGGTTAAAAAAAAGACTTCTTCGCCTTGAAGCGTGTAATACTTCTTTAAAGTATCCGCAATCAAAGTCGTATAAGCATGACCAATATGGGGAATATCATTCACATAGTAAATGGGGGTTGTGATCAGTGATTTTTGCATTTTTATAATCGTATAACCTTAAATTTGTTTAAATCTCTTAATTTTAACATGCTTTTAAAAAATTAGAGAATAGAGGTTGAATTTATGCTCACTCATAGAATGTTTTTAGGGTGTTTTTGGCTTAAAATGCATTATAATTAACGCTTAAAAAATTGAAGAATTAGAATTAAGGAACACACCCATGATTTCAAAATTTTTGCTCAAAAGCATGTTTAAGCAGTGGAAAAACGGCGATTATCAAGTCGTTTTTTGGGACAATAGCGTTTATAGGAATGGCGAGCATTCGCCTAAATTCACCCTTAAAATCCATCGCCCCCTGAAATTTAGCGACATTAAAAAAGACATGTCTTTAACGATTGCTGAAGCTTATATGGACGGCGTGATTGATATTGAAGGCTCTATGGATGAGGTGATGCATTCTCTGTATTTGCAAACCAATTACGAGCATTTGCATAAACATGATGGCGCTAAAGCCATTCAAAAACCCCTTAAAGAAAGCTCTAACATTTCTAAACACTACGATTTAGGGAATGACTTTTATTCTATCTGGCTAGATGAAACCTTAAGCTATTCATGTGCTTATTTTAAAAAGGACGATGACGCTCTCCATACCGCTCAACTCCAAAAATTAGATCACACTTTAAAAAAGCTCCATTTAAAACAAGGCGAAAAACTACTGGATATAGGCTGTGGCTGGGGCTATCTCTCTATCAAAGCCGCGCAAGAATATGGGGCAGAAGTGATGGGGATCACCATTTCTAACGAGCAATACAAACAGGCTAACAAACGAGTCCAAGAATTAGGTTTAGAAGATAGAGTAACGATCAAATTATTGAATTACCAGGATTTAGACGGACGGTTGTATCGCTTTGATAAGGTGGTGAGCGTGGGCATGTTTGAGCATGTGGGTAAGGATAATCTACCTTTTTATTTCAAAAAAGTTAAAGAAGTGTTAAAAACGGGCGGAATGTTTTTGCTCCACTCCATTTTATGCTGTTTTGAAGGCAAGACTAACGCATGGGTGGATAAATACATTTTCCCGGGCGGCTACTTGCCCTCTTTAAGAGAAGTGATGAGCGTGATGAGCGAATGCGATTTCCACTTGCTCATGGCTGAAAGCTTACGCATCCATTACGCTAAAACTCTAGACATTTGGCGGGACAACTTTAACCACAATTTAGACAAGGTGAAAAGACTTGGCTATGATGAAAGGTTTATCCGCATGTGGGATTTGTATTTAAGGACTTGTGCATCCGCCTTTAGGGTAGGGAGTGCGGATTTATTCCAACTGCTTTTAACTAACAGCGTGGATAACACCTTCCCTTTAACCAAAGAATATATTTATCAATAATTTTAGATTTTAGCCCCTTCTTTCAGGCTAACTTCTGGAAAACTCTCCACATACAAACTCTGTGATGGGAAAGCAAAACTCAAATGGTGCTTTTCTACAATCCCCATGATTTTTAACATCACATCTTCTTTGACTTCTAGCCACTCTTCCCAAATCACCGTTTTAGAAAAGCAATACACCAAAATATTAATGGAGCTGTCCGCAAATTGATCCAAAAAGACGAACAAATTGTTTTTATACCCTAAAAAATCGTCAATAGAAACAATATCTTTTTTAAACATGTAGCGGTAATCGCTCACATTTTGCAAAGCGCTATCGCCTCCATTAGCGATTTTAGGGTGGTTTTCTAACATTTCTCTAATGTCTTTCACGCAAAGTTGTAAAGCGCTTTGACTGGAGCTATAGGTTAAGCCTATTTCCATTTTAATACGCCTTCCCACTTTACGACGGCTCCAATTTCTGATGGGTTTTCCGGCTAATTCTGAGTTAGGCACGGACAAAAGAGCGTTATCAAAGGCTCTGATCGTGGTGCGTCTTAGCCCCATTTCCACCACCGTGCCTTCCACTTCACCGCACACGATCCAATCCCCTTGAGAAAACGAATTGTCTAGCAACAAAATGACAGAAGCAAAAAAATTCGCCAACACATCTTTAACCGCTAAAGCCACCGCTAACCCACCAATCCCTAAAGAAGCGATGATGGCTGAAACATTAAACCCTAATTGTTTCAAAACCCCTAAAAGCGCAACAATAAAAATCAAAAAATACACGACTTTTAAAATCAAGTTGATCACTTCTTTTCTAAAATTGTGCGTGCTTTTGGTAGCCATATTCGTAACTAACGCTTCCCCATAGCCTTTAAAAAGCGCTATCACTAACCATGCTAAAAGCATGATATACACCGCACCCACCCACATAGAAACTTTAGGGGGCGATGCGTTAGGGTAGTAAAAAATATCTAAAGCCACATCGCAACTAAATAGGGCTAAAAAGACAGAAACCGGCAAAACAATGCTGCTTTGGACATTGACATGCATTTTTTTATTGCGCTGCATGATTTCAAAAATACGATCCAATAATAAGGCTAAAAGCCAGGTGATTAGTTTCCTTAAACCTAGCAATGCGGCTAAAATCGTTAAAGAAAGCGCAACTTTACTCACTTGCAAGCTATGGTTGGTGAAAGGTAAAACACTGCTGATTTTGTTTAACACAAAATCCATATTCACTTCCATGATCAAGTTTTTAGGAAGCACTTCTTTAGGGTGGTTTTTA
This region includes:
- the metG gene encoding methionine--tRNA ligase; its protein translation is MQKSLITTPIYYVNDIPHIGHAYTTLIADTLKKYYTLQGEEVFFLTGTDEHGQKIEQSARLRNQSPKAYADSISAIFKSQWDFFNLDYDGFIRTTDNEHQKCVQNAFEIMFEKGDIYKGTYSGYYCVSCESYCAISKTDNTEGKVLCPDCLRETTLLEEESYFFRLSAYEKPLLEFYAKNPEAILPIYRKNEVTSFIEQGLLDLSITRTSFEWGIPLPKKMNDPKHVVYVWLDALLNYASALGYLNGLENKMAHFERARHIVGKDILRFHAIYWPAFLMSLNLPLFKQLCVHGWWTIEGVKMSKSLGNVLDAQKLAMEYGVEELRYFLLREVPFGQDGDFSKKALVERINANLNNDLGNLLNRLLGMAKKYFNHSLKSAKITAYYPKELEKVHQILDNANSFVPKMQLHKALEELFSVYDFLNKLIAKEEPWVLYKNNELEKLEALLSLIANALLQSSFLLYAFMPKSAMKLASAFKTEITPNHYERFFKSKNLQDMILQDTEPLFSKMEKIEKTEKVEETTSAKKEEEKKLEEKISQKQENYISIEDFKKIEIKVGLIKEAQRVEKSNKLLRLKVDLGENRLRQIISGIALDYEPENLIGQMVCVVANLKPAKLMGEMSEGMILAVRDSDNLALISPTKEKIAGSLIS
- the cfaS gene encoding cyclopropane fatty acid synthase; its protein translation is MISKFLLKSMFKQWKNGDYQVVFWDNSVYRNGEHSPKFTLKIHRPLKFSDIKKDMSLTIAEAYMDGVIDIEGSMDEVMHSLYLQTNYEHLHKHDGAKAIQKPLKESSNISKHYDLGNDFYSIWLDETLSYSCAYFKKDDDALHTAQLQKLDHTLKKLHLKQGEKLLDIGCGWGYLSIKAAQEYGAEVMGITISNEQYKQANKRVQELGLEDRVTIKLLNYQDLDGRLYRFDKVVSVGMFEHVGKDNLPFYFKKVKEVLKTGGMFLLHSILCCFEGKTNAWVDKYIFPGGYLPSLREVMSVMSECDFHLLMAESLRIHYAKTLDIWRDNFNHNLDKVKRLGYDERFIRMWDLYLRTCASAFRVGSADLFQLLLTNSVDNTFPLTKEYIYQ
- a CDS encoding mechanosensitive ion channel family protein, encoding MRLLLWWVLVLSLFLNPLRAEEHETDAVDLFLIFNQINQLNQVIETYKKNPERSAEISLYNTQKNDLIKSLTSKVLNERDKIGIDINKNLKEQEKIKKRLSRSIKGDDFYTFMKDRLSLDILLIDEILYRFIDKIRSSIDIFSEQKDVESISDSFLLRLGQFKLYTFPKNLDNVKMHELEQMFSDYELRLNTYTEVLRYIKNHPKEVLPKNLIMEVNMDFVLNKISSVLPFTNHSLQVSKVALSLTILAALLGLRKLITWLLALLLDRIFEIMQRNKKMHVNVQSSIVLPVSVFLALFSCDVALDIFYYPNASPPKVSMWVGAVYIMLLAWLVIALFKGYGEALVTNMATKSTHNFRKEVINLILKVVYFLIFIVALLGVLKQLGFNVSAIIASLGIGGLAVALAVKDVLANFFASVILLLDNSFSQGDWIVCGEVEGTVVEMGLRRTTIRAFDNALLSVPNSELAGKPIRNWSRRKVGRRIKMEIGLTYSSSQSALQLCVKDIREMLENHPKIANGGDSALQNVSDYRYMFKKDIVSIDDFLGYKNNLFVFLDQFADSSINILVYCFSKTVIWEEWLEVKEDVMLKIMGIVEKHHLSFAFPSQSLYVESFPEVSLKEGAKI